In Ipomoea triloba cultivar NCNSP0323 chromosome 15, ASM357664v1, one genomic interval encodes:
- the LOC116006719 gene encoding DEAD-box ATP-dependent RNA helicase 31-like, whose protein sequence is MPVKLFPQLSLLNSYIPITASSVMKSIPFSRPSRAIPILSRVFPHKLRYRPFRVALEQPMLEEGQFGSRKFSARSGRGGVSRGRSGSGSGHEARAQKSLIEDEADLSDWVSGLRSDSYLKTRVYSDSDDGDDESGNESGGFGGKGSGRGGRDERGGRRGKESGFDDFRRSNRQDVGQDRMQPSSRKGGRFGSEGRSDRRNEGHDKMQPFSRKEGRFGSEGRSDRRNEGRDKMQPFSRREGRFGSEGRPDRRNEGLDKVNTFSRNGGRSEGEGRRGQKRGAGEIASGYSKERRGSGGGGGIARKGGREIRGNSVAVLSEDDDDDEDDEDVEDNGYKRFRDLIDSEEESEEASGDEGDDSFEKETVLSSVGNEVRSQPSPPSSLGGSESYLSETRFDKFSLSPLSLKGIKDAGYEKMTLVQEATFPVILRGKDVLAKARTGTGKTVAFLLPSIEIVLKSPPVTRDQKRPPILVLVVCPTRELASQAAAEANKLLKYHSTIGVQVVIGGTRLALEQKRMQANPCQILVATPGRLKDHIENTAGFATRLMGVKVLVLDEADHLLDMGFRRDIERIIDAIPKQRQTLLFSATVPPEVRQICHVALKRDHEFINTVEEGSEETHSQVQQKYLVAPLDKQFSLLYSMLRDHIADDVSYKVLVFCTTAMVTRLVAGLLGELNLNVREIHSRKPQSYRTRVSDEFRKSKGLILVTSDVSARGVDYPDVTLVIQIGLPSDRQQYIHRLGRTGRKGKEGQGILVLAPWEEFFLSAIKDLPMTKADVPLVDPETKKKVERALSLVEMKNKEAAYQAWLGYYNSNKTVSRDKCRLVELANEFSRSMGLDNPPAIPKLVIGKMGLRNIPGLRSK, encoded by the coding sequence ATGCCTGTCAAGCTCTTTCCACAGCTCTCCCTTCTCAATTCTTATATACCCATTACCGCCTCTTCCGTAATGAAGTCCATCCCGTTTTCGAGACCTTCTCGGGCCATACCCATTTTGTCTCGGGTCTTCCCGCACAAGCTCAGGTACCGCCCTTTCAGGGTTGCGCTGGAGCAGCCAATGTTAGAAGAAGGCCAGTTTGGTTCTCGGAAATTCTCGGCCCGGTCTGGGCGAGGAGGGGTCTCCCGGGGGAGGTCGGGCTCGGGCTCGGGCCATGAGGCTCGGGCGCAGAAGAGTTTGATTGAGGATGAAGCTGACCTCAGTGATTGGGTGAGCGGGTTGAGGTCTGATTCGTATTTGAAAACTAGGGTTTATAGTGATAGTGATGACGGTGATGATGAGAGTGGTAATGAGAGTGGAGGTTTTGGTGGGAAAGGTAGTGGGCGAGGAGGGAGAGATGAGAGAGGTGGAAGGAGGGGGAAGGAGAGTGGTTTTGATGATTTTCGTAGGTCTAATAGGCAAGATGTTGGCCAGGATCGAATGCAGCCATCGTCTAGGAAAGGAGGGAGATTTGGGAGTGAAGGTAGATCGGATAGACGAAACGAGGGGCATGATAAAATGCAACCCTTTTCTAGGAAAGAAGGGAGATTCGGGAGTGAAGGTAGATCCGATAGGCGAAATGAGGGGCGTGACAAAATGCAACCCTTTTCTAGGAGAGAAGGGAGATTTGGGAGTGAAGGTAGACCCGATAGGCGAAATGAGGGGCTTGATAAAGTGAATACCTTTTCAAGGAATGGAGGAAGGTCTGAGGGTGAAGGTAGAAGAGGGCAAAAGAGAGGTGCGGGAGAGATTGCCTCGGGATATAGTAAGGAGAGGAGAggaagtggtggtggtggtggtattgCCAGGAAAGGTGGAAGGGAGATACGTGGAAATTCTGTGGCTGTGTTAAgcgaagatgatgatgatgatgaagatgacgaGGATGTGGAGGATAATGGATATAAGCGGTTCAGGGATTTGATAGATAGTGAGGAAGAGAGTGAAGAAGCTAGTGGTGATGAGGGTGATGATTCCTTTGAGAAAGAGACTGTTCTGTCTTCTGTGGGAAATGAAGTTCGTTCACAACCCTCACCTCCAAGTTCACTGGGGGGAAGTGAGTCATACCTTAGTGAAACAAGGTTTGATAAATTTTCCCTGTCTCCTTTGTCGCTAAAAGGAATCAAAGATGCTGGATATGAGAAGATGACTCTTGTTCAGGAGGCAACTTTTCCTGTTATTCTGAGAGGTAAGGATGTTTTGGCCAAAGCAAGAACTGGCACTGGCAAAACTGTAGCATTTTTGCTCCCTTCAATTGAAATTGTTTTGAAATCCCCTCCTGTTACTCGTGACCAAAAGCGACCACCGATTCTTGTGCTTGTGGTATGCCCAACTCGAGAACTTGCAAGTCAAGCGGCTGCAGAGGCTAACAAACTGTTgaagtaccactccacaattGGCGTTCAAGTTGTTATAGGGGGAACAAGGCTTGCGTTGGAGCAGAAAAGGATGCAAGCAAATCCATGCCAGATTCTTGTGGCTACACCTGGAAGGCTTAAAGATCATATTGAGAATACAGCAGGTTTTGCAACTCGCTTGATGGGGGTTAAAGTTTTGGTGCTTGATGAGGCTGATCATTTGCTGGATATGGGTTTCCGTAGAGACATAGAGAGAATCATTGATGCTATTCCTAAGCAGCGCCAGACACTTCTTTTTTCTGCCACAGTTCCACCAGAGGTCCGTCAAATTTGCCATGTTGCTTTGAAAAGAGATCACGAGTTTATCAATACAGTTGAGGAGGGCAGTGAAGAGACACACTCACAGGTCCAACAGAAGTACCTGGTTGCCCCTTTAGACAAACAGTTTTCGCTTCTTTATTCCATGCTGAGAGATCATATAGCAGATGATGTTAGTTATAAGGTTCTTGTCTTTTGCACAACCGCGATGGTGACTAGACTCGTTGCAGGACTTCTTGGTGAGCTTAACTTGAATGTTCGGGAGATCCATTCTCGAAAACCACAAAGTTACAGAACCAGAGTTTCAGATGAATTTCGTAAATCAAAAGGTCTTATTCTTGTAACGTCTGATGTGTCTGCCCGGGGAGTAGATTATCCCGATGTTACCCTTGTTATACAGATCGGCCTGCCATCTGATAGACAGCAATATATCCATCGACTTGGTCGAACTGGGCGAAAAGGTAAAGAGGGGCAAGGAATATTGGTGTTGGCTCCTTGGGAGGAATTCTTCTTGTCCGCAATCAAAGATTTACCAATGACAAAGGCAGATGTACCTTTGGTTGATCCAGAGACAAAGAAAAAGGTGGAGCGTGCACTCTCCCTCGTTGAGATGAAAAACAAAGAGGCTGCATACCAGGCATGGCTTGGCTATTATAATTCCAACAAGACTGTGAGCAGGGACAAGTGCAGACTTGTGGAGCTTGCGAATGAGTTTAGTCGGAGCATGGGGCTTGACAACCCTCCAGCAATTCCTAAACTCGTCATTGGTAAGATGGGGCTAAGAAATATTCCGGGCTTGCGTTCAAAGTAG